A single Filimonas effusa DNA region contains:
- a CDS encoding RagB/SusD family nutrient uptake outer membrane protein, whose product MKRYTTIIAVIFTVLSFLSGCKPNMDLTNPQEVSIGTYYKNVAELEAAVIPAYQAIIGKVQGGYARSLYYELLAPGDDFTHTFKWEPMYQDTYNTPSSDGMALNTWKDFWNGVFAANMALQGIENYKGTIDAAVKDRLLGEAHFLRGLHYMHLCLLFGETVPLIEKPAASDADYYPTNSTPGQIYARIINDFQEAAKLLPLRSAMYANSTFKGRATKGAAQSYLAKAYLYRPLLEAGKPAEFDKAKEQLKNVIDSKEYQLVANFRDNSLEATENNAESVFEVQMFNGPGWLGDDMSCSWRWQEIGMFDGTGGAWWNLAPNKKTYTEFEPGDPRKYMTLWCDKGAYYTQIDGKVTDYDYWMAHLATNKDFYGTRKYCPDVQVADIDDGINDRLLRYADVLLMYAECLNEGGDIEGAKTYINMVRARANNVVPTEQPHLWYQHSPGTIPDVNGLLAKDTTINGVRLNNIKNIIQHERFVEFCGEYLRYFDLLRWGMADAKWLEPLKALGWQPKATYYPFPQAELDNNKKLKGNDMNR is encoded by the coding sequence ATGAAAAGATATACGACAATAATCGCTGTTATTTTCACTGTCCTATCCTTCCTGAGTGGTTGTAAGCCTAATATGGATCTTACGAATCCACAGGAGGTATCGATAGGCACCTATTATAAAAACGTAGCAGAACTGGAAGCGGCTGTGATCCCGGCTTATCAAGCCATCATAGGTAAGGTGCAGGGAGGTTATGCCAGATCGCTGTATTACGAGTTACTGGCGCCGGGTGATGATTTTACCCATACATTCAAATGGGAACCTATGTACCAGGATACCTACAATACCCCTTCGAGCGACGGCATGGCGCTGAATACCTGGAAGGATTTCTGGAACGGCGTATTTGCGGCCAATATGGCTTTACAGGGTATAGAGAATTACAAAGGCACTATTGACGCGGCTGTAAAAGACAGATTACTGGGTGAAGCTCATTTTCTCAGAGGGCTGCATTATATGCATCTTTGCCTGTTATTTGGAGAAACAGTACCGCTGATAGAAAAGCCGGCGGCAAGCGATGCCGACTATTACCCTACCAATTCAACACCAGGCCAGATATATGCACGGATCATCAACGATTTCCAGGAAGCCGCCAAGCTGCTGCCATTAAGAAGTGCGATGTATGCCAACAGTACTTTTAAAGGCCGTGCCACTAAAGGCGCTGCACAGTCGTACCTCGCGAAAGCATACCTGTACCGTCCCCTTCTTGAAGCAGGAAAACCTGCAGAATTCGATAAGGCAAAAGAACAATTAAAGAATGTTATCGATAGTAAGGAATACCAACTGGTCGCTAATTTCCGAGACAACTCCCTTGAAGCGACGGAGAACAATGCCGAGTCGGTATTTGAAGTACAAATGTTCAATGGTCCCGGATGGTTGGGCGATGATATGTCGTGTTCCTGGAGATGGCAGGAAATAGGCATGTTTGACGGCACCGGCGGTGCCTGGTGGAACCTGGCACCCAATAAAAAGACCTATACTGAATTTGAACCGGGCGATCCGCGTAAATATATGACACTCTGGTGCGACAAAGGCGCTTACTACACGCAAATAGACGGTAAGGTAACAGATTACGACTACTGGATGGCCCATCTTGCTACCAATAAAGATTTTTATGGCACGCGGAAATATTGTCCTGACGTGCAGGTAGCTGATATCGATGATGGTATCAATGACAGATTACTTCGTTATGCCGATGTACTACTTATGTATGCAGAATGCCTGAACGAAGGAGGTGATATAGAAGGAGCCAAGACCTACATCAATATGGTTCGGGCAAGAGCGAACAATGTTGTACCTACAGAGCAGCCACACCTGTGGTATCAGCATTCTCCCGGCACCATACCCGATGTTAACGGTTTGCTGGCAAAAGATACCACAATCAACGGCGTACGACTGAATAATATAAAGAACATCATACAGCATGAGCGGTTTGTAGAGTTCTGCGGAGAGTATCTCCGCTATTTCGATTTGCTGAGATGGGGCATGGCCGATGCCAAATGGCTAGAACCCTTAAAAGCACTGGGCTGGCAGCCTAAAGCCACTTATTATCCTTTTCCGCAAGCAGAACTGGATAATAATAAGAAACTGAAAGGAAATGATATGAACCGGTAA
- a CDS encoding TonB-dependent receptor: protein MKKSTHFLKLGLLMIGLLAVILPSFARYSQQNVTLKFTNAELVQVINAIREQSSYRFVYKDEMFSKNEKVSINVTNTPVKEVLDKLFRNTGLTYRFLSDELVVIFSSTQAAEAFLLAMQPVPLRGKVSNSKGEPLEGATVQLKNSSKQVATDKDGRFQIDVEALNGTLVISYVGMKPVEIAINGKQQIDVVMTAVSGDLADIIVIGYGTQKKVDLSSSIATVAPKELVKTPGGFQAILQSAVPGVQITGDKIRIRGVGSINNTDPLYVVDGMIGGAIPDENNIASLQILKDAASCAIYGARGANGVILITTKRGTSGAVKFDYNGLTAIKKITRSVPLLNGQQLAELINEEMYNQNPARTDYLPALSKPAEIGQGYNMVDALLRTGSYQKHNLSLSGGSESARFRVNATYAEDKPVIIKDHYKNYGIQFISDLTKGKLKIGETVLINYNTRDWSNKNLIDAQRWSSTLPIYDPNSTTGFAGAGNGTDVASALANAYLNDNNTDNFSANGNFWAIYEFIPGLRYKFNMGLDFSRGRTQNYISAYSVGQYQNHTPDELTISNSQNNRYLYENTITYDKIIGKHNFSALAGITSEHSRYKALNAGARALPSPDLLILGLTQDAGSKIVGSGIGQTAIYSLLGRINYSYDSKYMLTANFRRDGSANFSSNHRYGNFPSFSAAWRIGQEKFMRSVPFISDLKLRGSYGLLGNSDISPYQYQSTVSFDHVWYYLNNVKVTGALPTTPANPNVKWESQYSTDLGMDLSLFSNQLTITVDYFNKKTQDMLVNVPISYAAGYIDNFPTLNAGSISNKGVEIATTFRQSRNKLTYAISGNISIVKNRVLSLGNGNEILAGGVSPGGENVTRTAVGYSIGQFWGYQTDGLYTTKAQLDADKAFAPKAELGDVRFKDVTGDGALNAADKGFIGNPIPKFSYGFSTDASYQTGFGTFDFSMIWQGSYGNDIYNNSKYWGEGMYHYYNNFTTTLDRYRAEELVFKNPISGVTTVYPRNVNTDMPRAVLGDPNQNLRASRRFVESGSYLRLKVLNIGYTLPKSTLSRLKIDNLRFYVGAKNLLTFTKYTGYDPEVASDNSLNNGRYNLNRGIDAQLPWGITFPNAKEYFIGAMFTF, encoded by the coding sequence AAGTCATTAATGCTATCCGGGAGCAATCCAGCTACCGGTTTGTTTACAAAGACGAAATGTTTTCCAAGAACGAAAAGGTATCTATCAATGTTACCAACACACCTGTAAAGGAAGTGCTGGACAAGTTATTCCGCAACACGGGACTTACCTATCGTTTTCTTTCTGATGAACTGGTTGTTATTTTTAGTAGCACGCAAGCTGCCGAAGCGTTCCTGCTAGCCATGCAACCTGTGCCGCTGCGGGGCAAGGTAAGCAACAGTAAGGGGGAGCCACTGGAAGGTGCTACGGTACAATTAAAAAATTCAAGCAAACAGGTTGCTACTGATAAAGACGGAAGATTTCAGATCGACGTGGAAGCGCTCAACGGCACACTTGTCATTTCTTATGTGGGCATGAAACCCGTAGAAATAGCGATCAATGGCAAACAGCAGATAGACGTAGTAATGACTGCTGTATCGGGGGATCTGGCAGACATTATCGTAATAGGTTACGGAACGCAGAAAAAAGTAGATCTTTCGTCCTCCATTGCGACAGTAGCTCCTAAAGAACTAGTAAAAACGCCGGGGGGATTTCAGGCCATATTGCAGAGTGCAGTACCAGGTGTTCAGATCACAGGTGATAAGATCAGAATCCGAGGAGTTGGTTCTATCAACAATACCGATCCTTTGTATGTTGTAGACGGCATGATCGGTGGAGCCATACCTGATGAAAACAACATTGCCAGCCTGCAAATCTTAAAAGATGCGGCGTCGTGCGCTATTTATGGTGCAAGGGGAGCTAATGGTGTTATTCTTATCACTACCAAGAGAGGTACTTCAGGCGCCGTTAAATTCGACTACAACGGGTTAACTGCGATCAAGAAGATAACACGTAGTGTTCCTTTACTTAACGGGCAGCAACTGGCAGAGCTGATCAACGAGGAAATGTATAATCAGAACCCTGCCAGAACAGACTATCTGCCTGCCCTTTCCAAACCAGCAGAGATAGGCCAGGGTTACAACATGGTGGATGCGCTGCTACGCACAGGCAGTTATCAGAAGCACAACCTAAGTCTAAGTGGCGGTTCGGAATCTGCAAGATTTCGTGTAAACGCCACGTATGCTGAAGATAAACCTGTTATCATAAAGGACCATTACAAGAACTACGGCATCCAGTTCATTTCGGACCTGACGAAAGGCAAATTAAAAATAGGAGAAACAGTATTGATCAACTACAACACGCGTGACTGGAGCAATAAAAACCTCATAGATGCACAGCGCTGGTCTTCTACCCTACCTATTTATGATCCCAACAGTACTACCGGATTCGCGGGTGCGGGTAATGGCACCGATGTAGCCAGTGCATTAGCCAATGCTTACCTGAATGACAACAACACCGACAATTTTTCTGCCAACGGCAATTTCTGGGCTATTTATGAATTTATACCGGGCCTTCGCTACAAATTCAATATGGGGCTGGATTTCTCCCGCGGCAGAACGCAGAACTATATTTCTGCCTATTCCGTTGGTCAATACCAGAATCATACCCCAGATGAATTAACCATTTCAAATAGTCAGAACAACAGGTACCTGTATGAAAATACAATTACGTATGACAAAATAATCGGCAAACATAATTTCAGTGCATTAGCGGGTATCACTTCAGAGCATTCGAGATACAAAGCATTAAATGCGGGCGCCCGTGCGCTGCCAAGTCCTGATCTATTGATATTGGGATTAACACAAGATGCCGGCTCTAAAATAGTGGGGTCAGGCATCGGTCAAACAGCTATCTATTCCTTACTGGGCCGCATCAACTATAGCTATGACAGCAAGTATATGCTCACAGCTAATTTTCGTCGTGACGGTTCTGCCAATTTCAGCAGCAATCATCGTTATGGCAACTTTCCTTCTTTTTCTGCTGCATGGCGGATAGGACAGGAAAAGTTTATGCGCAGCGTTCCGTTTATCAGTGATTTAAAACTGCGCGGCAGCTATGGCTTATTAGGCAATTCAGATATCAGTCCTTATCAATACCAGAGTACGGTGAGTTTCGACCACGTGTGGTATTACCTGAATAATGTAAAAGTAACAGGTGCATTACCCACTACCCCCGCTAACCCTAATGTTAAATGGGAAAGCCAATATTCTACTGATCTGGGCATGGACCTGTCGTTGTTCAGTAATCAACTCACTATTACAGTAGATTATTTTAATAAGAAGACACAGGATATGCTGGTGAACGTGCCGATCTCGTATGCAGCGGGTTATATCGATAATTTCCCGACTTTAAATGCAGGCAGCATCAGTAACAAAGGCGTTGAAATTGCGACAACCTTCCGTCAATCGCGCAATAAGCTGACATATGCTATATCCGGCAATATTTCTATTGTAAAAAACAGAGTTTTAAGCCTGGGTAACGGTAATGAAATCCTGGCAGGTGGTGTTAGTCCAGGAGGAGAAAATGTAACCCGTACTGCCGTAGGGTATTCAATAGGCCAGTTCTGGGGTTATCAAACAGACGGGCTTTATACGACTAAAGCACAATTGGATGCAGATAAAGCATTTGCCCCTAAGGCGGAGTTAGGCGATGTACGTTTCAAGGATGTTACAGGAGACGGCGCACTGAATGCCGCGGACAAAGGTTTTATCGGTAACCCTATCCCCAAATTCAGTTATGGATTCAGTACAGACGCCAGTTACCAGACAGGATTCGGCACATTTGACTTTTCGATGATCTGGCAGGGCAGTTATGGTAATGACATTTATAACAACAGCAAATACTGGGGTGAAGGCATGTATCATTACTATAACAATTTCACCACCACTCTTGATCGTTACCGTGCAGAAGAACTGGTATTCAAGAACCCGATATCCGGTGTAACAACCGTGTATCCCCGTAATGTAAACACAGATATGCCAAGGGCTGTATTAGGAGATCCCAACCAGAACCTGCGGGCTTCCAGGCGATTTGTTGAAAGCGGTTCTTACCTGCGTCTGAAAGTACTGAATATTGGCTATACTTTACCCAAATCAACACTCAGCAGGCTGAAGATAGATAACCTGCGCTTTTACGTGGGGGCTAAAAACCTGCTGACGTTTACGAAGTACACGGGTTATGATCCGGAAGTAGCTTCAGACAATAGTCTCAACAACGGACGTTATAACCTTAACAGGGGTATCGATGCTCAACTTCCCTGGGGCATTACTTTCCCCAATGCCAAAGAATACTTTATCGGGGCCATGTTTACCTTTTAG